A stretch of the Gemmatimonadaceae bacterium genome encodes the following:
- a CDS encoding RidA family protein: MRKLVSSGSPYEPKVGISRAVRVGSIVTVAGTAPLGLDGRTVGRGDPAAQARRCLEIIAAALEGAGASLRHVVRTRILLTRIDDWQAVASVHGEFFRDIRPVNTIMQVSRFIDPDWLVEIEADAVVDDTSGAAQQIVAGEPR; encoded by the coding sequence ATGCGCAAGCTCGTCTCAAGTGGTAGTCCCTATGAACCGAAGGTCGGCATTTCGCGCGCGGTGCGCGTGGGCTCGATCGTGACTGTCGCGGGCACTGCGCCGCTTGGCCTCGATGGCCGCACAGTGGGGCGGGGGGATCCGGCAGCGCAGGCCCGCCGTTGCCTTGAAATCATCGCCGCCGCGCTCGAGGGAGCCGGGGCTTCACTGCGTCATGTCGTGCGCACTCGGATCTTGCTCACCCGCATTGACGACTGGCAGGCGGTGGCCAGCGTGCACGGCGAGTTCTTTCGCGACATTCGTCCTGTCAACACGATCATGCAGGTGTCGCGCTTCATCGATCCTGACTGGTTGGTGGAGATCGAGGCGGACGCCGTCGTAGATGATACCAGCGGAGCGGCCCAACAAATCGTTGCGGGTGAGCCGCGGTAG